A portion of the Paenibacillus sp. PvR098 genome contains these proteins:
- a CDS encoding helix-turn-helix transcriptional regulator, which produces MNHVGEEKKFLSSLMRGITAQFGDKCEVVLHDLTGGYEHTIVAIENGHITGRRVGDPGSNLGLEVLRGTVQDGDRYNYVTQTKDGRILRSTSIYIKNDENQTIGALCINFDISELLAAENTIKSLTMHSFDQEVRETFVTDVNELLDFLLQECQNEIGKPVSLMSKDEKSKAIEFLDRKGAFLIKKSGEKVCSFFDISKFTLYSILEGVRTE; this is translated from the coding sequence TTGAACCATGTTGGTGAAGAAAAAAAATTTCTATCCTCTTTAATGCGAGGTATAACTGCTCAGTTTGGAGACAAATGTGAAGTTGTGCTGCACGACTTGACAGGCGGTTACGAGCACACGATTGTAGCGATCGAAAATGGACATATTACAGGCCGCAGGGTTGGGGATCCTGGCAGCAACCTTGGGTTAGAAGTTTTAAGGGGGACCGTGCAGGATGGTGATCGGTACAATTACGTCACACAGACCAAAGATGGAAGGATCCTTCGCTCTACTTCCATTTATATTAAAAATGACGAGAACCAAACCATTGGCGCCCTTTGTATAAACTTTGATATATCCGAATTGCTGGCTGCAGAAAATACGATAAAATCGTTAACAATGCACAGCTTTGATCAGGAGGTAAGAGAAACATTTGTCACTGACGTCAATGAGCTGTTGGATTTCTTGCTGCAGGAATGTCAGAATGAAATCGGAAAACCAGTATCCCTTATGAGCAAAGACGAAAAAAGCAAAGCAATCGAGTTTTTGGATAGAAAGGGTGCTTTCTTGATAAAAAAATCTGGTGAAAAGGTATGCAGCTTTTTTGATATATCTAAATTTACTTTATACAGCATTTTGGAAGGCGTCCGCACAGAATGA
- a CDS encoding erythromycin esterase family protein, translating to MNDKLIMHSIRKLARPFVRGEETNRLIDQAGDAKYVLLGEASHGTSEFYTVRAELSKRLITEKGFRFIAVEGDWPSCYTLNRYVKGYPDTGDDAREALKDFNRWPTWMWANQEILAFAEWLRQYNADKSYKEKVGFYGIDLYSLWESMNEILKYLSTKDRADLQAAIRTFECFEPYGGDEQSYGISASLYGEGCEDDVVDLLHRLQDKWKDVHPQDQEKTLSAELNALAVKGAEAYYRTMIRHDSDSWNIRDRHMVEVLEKLMEFHGEGARTVVWEHNTHIGDARATDMVEEGMVNVGQLLRENHGKDVYAIGFGTYEGTVIAGKAWGAPLEEMRVPPAVSNSWEELLHRDGAEDKLIFFDKKESVLEETTIGHRAIGVVYHPQREYGNYVPTIISKRYDAFIYIDQTKALSPLSLEPDMKTSELGAKDTGILVPQK from the coding sequence ATGAATGACAAGTTGATTATGCATTCCATTCGTAAGCTGGCAAGACCTTTTGTTAGAGGGGAAGAAACGAACCGGCTGATCGATCAGGCAGGCGATGCCAAATACGTGTTACTCGGCGAAGCTTCTCATGGAACCTCGGAGTTTTATACCGTTCGTGCAGAGCTGTCGAAACGTCTTATTACGGAAAAAGGTTTCCGATTCATAGCGGTCGAAGGGGATTGGCCCTCATGCTATACGTTGAACCGTTACGTGAAAGGGTACCCCGATACCGGAGACGATGCGAGGGAAGCGTTAAAGGATTTCAATCGATGGCCTACCTGGATGTGGGCGAACCAAGAAATCCTGGCGTTTGCGGAATGGCTTCGTCAGTATAATGCTGACAAGTCCTACAAGGAGAAGGTCGGTTTCTACGGGATTGATTTGTATAGTCTTTGGGAATCAATGAACGAAATACTGAAATATCTCAGTACGAAGGACCGCGCAGACCTGCAAGCGGCTATACGAACCTTTGAGTGCTTCGAGCCTTACGGCGGGGACGAGCAATCGTACGGAATTTCGGCTTCTCTATACGGGGAAGGCTGCGAGGACGATGTTGTCGACCTTCTTCACCGGTTGCAGGATAAATGGAAGGATGTCCATCCGCAAGATCAGGAGAAGACGCTTAGCGCCGAACTGAACGCGCTGGCGGTGAAGGGAGCGGAGGCGTACTACCGAACGATGATCCGTCATGATTCCGATTCATGGAATATACGGGATCGCCACATGGTGGAGGTTTTGGAGAAATTGATGGAATTTCACGGCGAGGGTGCTCGTACCGTCGTTTGGGAACATAATACCCATATTGGGGATGCTCGGGCGACGGATATGGTGGAGGAGGGGATGGTCAATGTTGGTCAACTGCTTCGGGAGAATCATGGCAAGGACGTATATGCCATCGGCTTCGGTACGTATGAGGGCACTGTCATAGCAGGTAAGGCTTGGGGGGCTCCGCTGGAGGAAATGCGCGTGCCGCCGGCTGTCTCGAATAGCTGGGAGGAACTACTGCACCGGGACGGGGCCGAGGACAAGCTGATCTTTTTCGACAAAAAGGAGTCCGTTTTGGAGGAGACCACCATCGGTCACCGGGCAATCGGCGTCGTGTACCACCCTCAGAGGGAATACGGAAATTACGTTCCTACAATCATTTCGAAGCGTTATGACGCTTTTATTTATATCGATCAGACGAAAGCGTTGTCTCCGCTTTCGTTAGAGCCCGATATGAAAACATCGGAGCTTGGCGCAAAAGATACGGGTATTCTGGTTCCACAAAAATAA
- a CDS encoding RidA family protein — translation MAKIEKVLEEKGIILSTVPAPIAQYVLVKQVGNLVYTSGFDCRVNGKLMYEGKVGSELTLELGKEAARQGMINIITVLKEFLGDLDRIKQVVKMLAFVNSAEGFVEQPYVINGASDLLVEVFGEKGKHARSAVSANELPFNTPIEIELIVEIE, via the coding sequence TTGGCAAAAATCGAAAAAGTTCTTGAAGAAAAAGGAATTATTCTCAGCACAGTGCCTGCACCTATTGCCCAATATGTTCTTGTGAAGCAGGTTGGCAATCTCGTTTACACATCAGGATTTGACTGCCGCGTTAATGGGAAATTGATGTATGAGGGAAAAGTAGGATCTGAATTAACGCTGGAACTAGGTAAAGAAGCTGCTCGTCAAGGGATGATTAACATCATCACAGTACTGAAGGAATTTCTTGGAGACCTTGATCGTATCAAGCAGGTGGTAAAGATGCTGGCCTTTGTGAATTCAGCAGAGGGGTTTGTTGAGCAGCCTTATGTCATTAACGGAGCATCTGACCTGCTCGTCGAAGTGTTTGGGGAAAAAGGAAAACACGCCCGCTCGGCAGTCTCCGCAAATGAATTGCCATTCAATACACCGATAGAAATAGAACTGATTGTAGAGATCGAGTAG
- a CDS encoding AbgT family transporter — protein sequence MSMPANAVKNSNKKGFLGWIEALGNKLPHPIFLFMIFCFIILLFSYLGHLFNWQAVNPVTKEKVQAFNILSKEGLAKVFTSFQTNIMGFRPLTDILIIILGISMLEKTGLISTILRRFFVNLSAKYLTLVVVFVGVSSSVASDAGFMVLPPLAGMLFYATGRNPLVGIIAAYGSVAAGFASSFFLGVVEVVGFGFTEQAARLLDPGISVPIVSNFYFTFISAFLLPLTAFFVTEKIVSPRLGHYNSEEMNEVILEKTEITKEETSGLNYAGIALLLYIVVILLLVLPSNGILRGEGGSVLNSPFMSSIILIVAGAFFFPGLAYGIKTKSIRSDKDAVRIMTEGISGFAGYILVAIFLSQLIKFMEWSNLGLISAINGAEILKSSGIPIFFLILATILFTALLDLIMPSHAGKLALMAPILVPMFMLLDTHPSVTYLAYRIGDSISNAVSPLMPYFVILLGFVHRYKKNVGMGTLIANLLPYSISFLMVYVAMFIVWYVLGLPLGPGVEMDYQLSM from the coding sequence ATGAGCATGCCAGCAAATGCAGTCAAGAACAGTAATAAAAAAGGATTCCTGGGCTGGATTGAAGCTTTGGGGAACAAACTTCCACACCCTATATTTCTTTTTATGATTTTTTGTTTCATCATTTTGCTGTTTTCATACTTAGGCCATTTGTTTAATTGGCAGGCTGTCAATCCGGTTACAAAAGAGAAAGTTCAGGCATTTAACATTTTGAGTAAAGAAGGCTTGGCAAAAGTATTCACGAGCTTTCAAACTAATATTATGGGATTTCGCCCGTTAACGGATATATTAATCATCATACTTGGTATTTCCATGTTAGAGAAAACGGGCTTAATTTCTACCATTTTGCGCAGATTTTTCGTGAACTTGTCAGCAAAATACTTAACTCTTGTCGTTGTATTTGTTGGCGTCAGCTCCAGTGTGGCATCTGATGCAGGCTTCATGGTTCTTCCTCCATTAGCAGGGATGCTGTTTTACGCAACGGGCAGAAACCCCTTGGTGGGTATCATCGCAGCATATGGCAGTGTTGCGGCAGGCTTTGCTTCTAGTTTTTTTCTGGGTGTAGTGGAAGTGGTAGGATTCGGATTCACCGAACAAGCAGCTCGATTGCTTGATCCCGGAATATCCGTTCCCATAGTCAGCAACTTTTATTTTACGTTCATCAGTGCTTTCCTTCTCCCTTTAACAGCATTTTTTGTAACAGAAAAAATAGTCTCGCCACGGCTTGGACATTACAATTCGGAAGAGATGAACGAAGTTATCTTAGAGAAAACAGAAATTACAAAGGAAGAAACATCAGGGCTTAACTATGCGGGGATCGCACTGCTCTTATATATTGTGGTTATTTTACTGCTTGTGCTTCCATCCAATGGAATATTGCGCGGAGAAGGCGGGAGTGTACTCAACTCTCCATTTATGTCTTCCATTATTTTAATTGTCGCGGGAGCATTTTTCTTCCCTGGCTTAGCTTATGGCATTAAAACAAAATCCATTCGTTCGGATAAAGACGCAGTTAGAATCATGACAGAGGGAATAAGCGGGTTTGCCGGATATATTCTAGTAGCAATCTTTTTAAGCCAATTGATTAAATTCATGGAGTGGTCCAATCTCGGATTAATTTCTGCGATCAATGGGGCAGAGATATTGAAGTCCTCGGGTATTCCCATCTTTTTCTTGATATTGGCTACCATTTTGTTTACTGCTTTGCTGGACCTCATTATGCCAAGTCATGCGGGGAAATTGGCATTAATGGCACCAATTTTAGTGCCGATGTTCATGCTTCTGGACACACATCCTTCGGTTACCTATTTGGCATACCGAATCGGGGACTCCATCTCCAATGCGGTTTCACCGCTGATGCCTTATTTTGTAATTTTGTTGGGGTTTGTTCATAGATACAAGAAAAATGTCGGGATGGGAACTTTGATAGCCAATCTATTGCCTTATTCCATCTCATTTTTGATGGTTTATGTTGCCATGTTTATCGTTTGGTATGTATTGGGGCTTCCTCTCGGACCTGGGGTCGAAATGGATTATCAATTATCAATGTAA
- a CDS encoding GIY-YIG nuclease family protein — protein sequence MALEKKFATAYKQTFRPMGVYQIGNVKNGKIFVDGSMDLDGSINRLDFLKQTNMNAITEYKILTDLSGLKTYREEVNALLGLWNKKLQPYGDKGYN from the coding sequence TTGGCACTAGAAAAAAAGTTCGCCACAGCTTACAAACAAACGTTTCGGCCGATGGGCGTTTATCAGATCGGAAATGTGAAGAACGGTAAAATATTCGTAGACGGCAGCATGGACCTGGACGGCTCCATAAACCGGCTGGACTTCTTGAAGCAGACGAATATGAATGCGATTACAGAATATAAAATATTAACCGACTTATCCGGACTGAAAACGTATCGGGAAGAGGTAAACGCGCTACTCGGCCTTTGGAATAAAAAACTTCAGCCCTACGGGGACAAGGGTTACAACTAA
- a CDS encoding M20 family metallopeptidase — MISEDLYQSVLQAVDKDEILELVRTLVMIPSHWANTGREKEIAKKLKEIFDHEGIESYLQEVIDGRENVIASLKGTGGGRSLMLNGHIDTVPPFGMEDPFSAQIQNGVLHGRGSADMKSGVGTMAYALIILNRLGIKLKGDLIFAGVIDEDAASSKGSRHLIQHGPTTDAAIVGEPTLLHPVAAHKGIDYFEVEFKGKSAHSSAPEIGVNAIYAAACFIHTIQNELIPAYSQLNHPLVGAPTINVGLIQGCAQGNKPFLLGESDTFAGTVPDNCKVYIDIRWNPDQTIEQVTEDVRKAAESVKRTMSNIEVNVNYIPMPRPPMEIDSNHDLVQIASKHLRHILGHNQEVKGVNFWADSGLLYGLGGIPTLLLGPGDISYAHSDKESIEISQLVPAVILYVLTALEFCGFEETYE; from the coding sequence TTGATATCAGAAGACTTATATCAATCTGTCCTGCAAGCGGTAGATAAAGATGAAATTTTAGAGTTAGTACGGACATTAGTGATGATTCCCAGCCATTGGGCTAATACGGGAAGAGAAAAAGAAATCGCAAAGAAATTAAAAGAGATTTTTGATCATGAAGGAATTGAGTCCTATTTGCAGGAGGTGATTGACGGCCGAGAAAATGTAATTGCGAGCTTGAAGGGAACAGGCGGGGGAAGGAGCTTGATGCTCAATGGACATATTGACACAGTACCCCCGTTTGGCATGGAGGATCCGTTCTCTGCCCAGATTCAAAATGGGGTATTGCACGGCAGAGGATCTGCAGATATGAAATCTGGTGTCGGTACAATGGCTTACGCGTTAATCATTTTGAACCGTCTAGGGATTAAATTAAAAGGTGATCTTATATTTGCCGGCGTGATTGATGAAGATGCGGCTAGCAGTAAAGGTTCGCGTCACTTGATCCAACATGGTCCCACAACCGATGCAGCTATTGTTGGTGAGCCAACTTTACTCCATCCTGTAGCAGCCCATAAGGGGATTGATTATTTTGAAGTTGAGTTTAAAGGGAAATCGGCTCATTCAAGTGCACCTGAGATAGGGGTTAATGCGATTTATGCGGCTGCTTGCTTTATACACACAATTCAAAATGAACTAATACCTGCATATTCACAGCTTAACCATCCATTGGTGGGAGCACCCACCATAAACGTTGGATTGATTCAAGGGTGTGCCCAAGGCAATAAGCCGTTTCTATTGGGAGAAAGCGACACATTCGCCGGCACTGTTCCGGATAACTGCAAGGTATATATAGATATCCGTTGGAATCCCGATCAAACGATCGAACAAGTGACTGAAGATGTTCGCAAGGCTGCAGAAAGTGTTAAGAGAACGATGTCTAATATAGAGGTGAATGTAAATTATATCCCAATGCCGCGGCCCCCGATGGAGATTGATTCCAATCATGATTTGGTTCAAATTGCAAGTAAACATCTCCGTCATATATTAGGCCATAATCAGGAAGTGAAAGGGGTAAATTTCTGGGCGGATTCAGGATTGTTATATGGATTAGGAGGCATTCCGACCTTGCTCTTGGGACCGGGAGACATAAGCTATGCTCATTCCGACAAAGAGTCGATTGAGATTTCCCAACTTGTTCCTGCTGTTATTTTGTATGTACTTACTGCATTAGAATTCTGTGGTTTTGAAGAAACCTATGAATAA
- a CDS encoding transposase: MAKVTQDELRQTLITIGAKTIATKASMTLAELLPNTLALNIPHLAERQTWLIEEAFRIDEAIKSMDKQIASLLYGDKEKGYYPHPYTKILMSFPIMSESMACTFIGAIGDIERFSTYLELKKYLGVAAENKISGISVFKSRQTYEGVRDTRRVLFLMTLLLISPKISENSFRVYYMRLVDRGMAKRKAIGHVCGKIAQVLYSCLKNNEPDDPFKHASKMGVILDGDKVRLKLPANLEDYERQADELADDDVL; encoded by the coding sequence ATGGCCAAGGTAACTCAGGATGAACTTAGGCAAACTCTAATAACAATTGGTGCAAAGACTATAGCTACAAAAGCCTCTATGACCTTGGCAGAACTGTTACCCAACACATTAGCCTTGAATATTCCACACCTAGCTGAACGGCAAACGTGGCTAATTGAAGAAGCTTTTCGTATAGATGAAGCGATAAAAAGCATGGATAAACAGATAGCTTCCCTGCTTTATGGTGATAAAGAAAAAGGATATTACCCTCATCCTTATACAAAGATACTTATGTCCTTCCCTATCATGAGTGAATCTATGGCCTGTACATTTATCGGTGCTATTGGTGATATTGAACGTTTCTCAACATATTTAGAGCTTAAAAAGTACCTTGGTGTAGCTGCGGAGAATAAAATCTCGGGCATATCCGTTTTTAAGAGTAGGCAGACATACGAGGGTGTTCGAGATACTCGCAGAGTTCTATTCTTAATGACTTTGCTACTAATATCTCCAAAAATAAGTGAAAATAGTTTTCGTGTTTACTATATGCGATTAGTTGATCGAGGAATGGCGAAGAGAAAAGCAATAGGGCATGTATGCGGTAAGATTGCCCAAGTTTTATACTCATGCCTTAAAAACAATGAACCGGATGATCCTTTCAAACACGCAAGCAAAATGGGAGTAATCCTTGACGGTGATAAAGTTAGATTAAAGCTCCCAGCTAATTTAGAAGATTACGAACGCCAAGCGGATGAGTTAGCAGATGACGATGTCTTATAA
- a CDS encoding transposase — MVNLVQMFRMGDHKLNNFMLTDTSIIEDQDNSRAFYPFYVGIDIGSDFHVAACIPFEKFRSEKEWKRSKTMKFNSDSQGITKFIHALEDIQAQFGYKPQDFFILLEPTGGHYSYLVVRVLLDRGYSIYQVENKAVKDFRERQLGLNEKSDEIDARIMAYMGWHKTLHPDMRSVRIVRPASAEQVLYRTLTRDRWLLTTQLTRRKNQVQQLFSVTNPELKRAF, encoded by the coding sequence TTGGTTAATCTGGTGCAAATGTTTCGAATGGGTGATCATAAGTTGAATAATTTTATGCTTACGGATACGAGCATTATTGAAGACCAAGACAACTCAAGAGCTTTTTATCCCTTCTATGTTGGAATAGATATTGGTTCGGATTTCCATGTTGCTGCTTGCATTCCATTTGAAAAGTTCCGCAGTGAGAAGGAATGGAAACGCAGTAAAACAATGAAGTTTAACTCGGATAGCCAAGGGATTACAAAGTTTATCCATGCTTTAGAAGATATTCAAGCACAATTCGGGTATAAACCCCAGGATTTCTTTATATTACTGGAACCAACTGGTGGGCATTATTCATATTTAGTTGTTAGAGTTCTATTAGATCGAGGCTATTCTATATATCAGGTTGAAAATAAAGCTGTAAAGGATTTTCGCGAACGCCAGCTAGGACTTAATGAAAAATCCGATGAAATTGATGCTAGAATTATGGCATATATGGGATGGCACAAAACCCTTCATCCTGATATGCGTTCGGTGCGAATAGTTCGTCCTGCAAGTGCAGAGCAAGTTTTATATCGCACATTAACTAGGGATCGCTGGTTACTTACTACTCAATTAACGAGACGTAAGAATCAAGTCCAGCAATTATTTTCTGTAACCAATCCTGAACTTAAACGAGCTTTTTAA
- a CDS encoding aliphatic sulfonate ABC transporter substrate-binding protein, whose translation MKKTKWSILLLSCILAITLTGCAKQASESAQDLTVNIGFIKTMSPAYLAKEKGFIEQQFAAKGAKINWVEFQTGPEEFEALSANHIDFLACGNTPVIVAQSAGIDFKVVSLYSTGLKNNVLLVPKDSPIKTIQELKDKKIAVAKGSTSYNLIYRTLDQAGLQPSDVKLIQLAPSEAKPAFENNTVDVWGIWEPFISTEQANVGARILVSGDDLKMPSPNFNITSTKFAKEHPEFVELYLKALDEAVSWQSNNANEAIELYSKVLKLDKSIVANIANNTDFRNDPVSDEYIKEQQKTADTLQQLGGVKNKLDAAKVIDNTFINNVKKDTKTNK comes from the coding sequence ATGAAAAAGACCAAATGGAGTATCTTATTGCTATCATGCATTCTCGCAATTACTTTAACCGGATGCGCCAAACAGGCGAGTGAGAGCGCGCAAGATTTAACAGTGAACATAGGTTTTATCAAAACGATGTCACCTGCTTATCTCGCTAAAGAAAAAGGATTTATAGAACAGCAGTTTGCCGCAAAAGGGGCGAAAATTAACTGGGTTGAATTTCAAACTGGACCCGAAGAATTTGAAGCATTGTCCGCCAATCATATCGATTTTCTCGCTTGCGGAAATACACCGGTTATCGTTGCTCAGTCAGCGGGCATCGACTTCAAAGTGGTTTCCTTGTACAGTACCGGATTAAAGAATAATGTGTTATTAGTGCCGAAGGACAGCCCGATTAAAACGATCCAAGAATTAAAAGACAAGAAGATAGCTGTTGCTAAAGGCAGCACATCTTATAATCTGATTTATCGTACCCTTGATCAAGCCGGATTGCAGCCGTCCGATGTGAAGTTAATTCAATTGGCCCCTTCTGAAGCCAAGCCGGCATTCGAAAACAACACTGTGGATGTATGGGGGATCTGGGAGCCTTTTATTAGTACAGAGCAAGCCAACGTCGGAGCCAGGATATTAGTGTCGGGCGATGATTTGAAAATGCCGAGTCCGAATTTTAACATCACCAGCACAAAATTTGCGAAAGAGCATCCCGAATTTGTGGAGCTTTATTTAAAAGCATTGGATGAGGCGGTGTCCTGGCAAAGCAACAATGCGAATGAAGCGATCGAGCTCTATTCAAAAGTTCTCAAACTGGATAAATCCATTGTGGCCAACATAGCAAACAACACCGATTTCCGTAATGACCCTGTATCCGACGAGTACATCAAGGAGCAGCAAAAAACGGCAGACACGCTTCAACAGCTGGGAGGCGTAAAAAATAAACTGGACGCCGCCAAGGTAATTGACAATACGTTCATTAATAACGTAAAAAAGGATACTAAAACTAACAAGTAG
- a CDS encoding ABC transporter permease, with the protein MKAYSNALTAKTTAKTEKIKNPTVSDHAGKKKSLGLSIIRGSLLPVILVIFWQLAAFSEMVSGTILPSPIQITAAFWELIVSGELFGNLSISLYRALTGFLLGGSLGLLSGILAGLFRKFEETVDPSVQMLRTIPHLAITPLFILWFGIGEESKVLLIALGAFFPLYINTFTGIRGVDSKLFEVAKVLEFSKIKLVSKLIIPAALPSILLGLRLSIGVSWLGLVVAELMGSSEGVGYMINDARQFSRTDVVIVGILIFAIVGKLSDSFVRFLEKKMLKWRDSYSG; encoded by the coding sequence ATGAAGGCGTATTCGAATGCCTTGACGGCAAAAACAACAGCCAAGACAGAAAAGATTAAAAATCCTACGGTTTCCGACCACGCAGGCAAAAAAAAATCACTGGGCTTAAGTATTATCAGAGGAAGCTTGTTACCCGTTATTTTGGTTATTTTCTGGCAATTAGCGGCTTTCTCCGAAATGGTATCGGGTACGATTTTACCTTCTCCAATTCAGATCACGGCAGCGTTCTGGGAATTGATCGTGTCCGGGGAGTTGTTCGGAAATTTGAGCATCAGCTTATACCGCGCCCTGACGGGTTTTCTCTTGGGCGGTTCGCTGGGTTTGCTTTCGGGCATATTGGCCGGATTATTCAGGAAATTTGAAGAAACGGTTGATCCATCTGTACAAATGCTGCGAACGATTCCGCATCTGGCGATAACCCCGCTATTTATTCTTTGGTTTGGAATAGGTGAAGAATCCAAAGTGCTGCTGATTGCGCTTGGCGCCTTTTTTCCTTTATACATCAACACTTTTACCGGAATACGCGGCGTCGATTCCAAGCTGTTTGAAGTCGCCAAGGTACTGGAATTCAGCAAAATAAAACTGGTTTCCAAACTGATTATCCCAGCAGCGCTCCCAAGTATTTTATTGGGGTTGCGGTTGTCAATCGGGGTTTCTTGGCTGGGGCTGGTTGTAGCGGAATTAATGGGGTCGAGTGAAGGGGTAGGCTATATGATTAACGATGCCCGACAATTTTCCCGGACGGACGTCGTTATCGTCGGCATTTTGATTTTTGCCATCGTAGGTAAACTATCCGACTCCTTCGTCCGTTTTTTAGAGAAAAAGATGCTGAAGTGGCGTGATAGTTATTCTGGTTGA
- a CDS encoding YkvA family protein, translating to MDVTVKEKKQSLLIKLKTMVKKLKSNLMVMYLAYRDPRVPLFAKIFAICVVAYAFSPVDLIPDFIPILGYLDDLILVPLGVYIALRLFPKEVLEEYRARAEEQRKLGKPKNWITGTLIIALWIALAVWSGWYIYGLLK from the coding sequence ATGGACGTTACCGTAAAAGAAAAAAAGCAATCATTATTAATTAAATTGAAAACGATGGTAAAGAAACTTAAATCAAATTTGATGGTTATGTATTTGGCGTATCGTGACCCACGAGTACCATTGTTTGCGAAAATATTTGCAATTTGTGTTGTTGCATATGCGTTTAGTCCAGTGGATTTGATACCGGATTTTATACCGATTCTTGGATACCTAGATGATTTAATTCTTGTTCCGCTAGGTGTTTACATTGCCCTTAGACTGTTTCCGAAAGAAGTGCTTGAAGAATATAGAGCAAGGGCAGAGGAACAAAGAAAATTAGGCAAACCCAAGAACTGGATCACAGGCACACTCATAATTGCCCTTTGGATTGCACTGGCAGTATGGAGTGGCTGGTATATTTATGGACTGTTGAAGTAA
- a CDS encoding RNA polymerase alpha subunit C-terminal domain-containing protein, with protein sequence MANTTLRTCKNGHNYYKSSDCPTCPICEAEREIESDFLSRIGAPARRALERNDITSLQRLSEYAESDILKLHGVGPSTIPKLRIALEELGLSFKKSK encoded by the coding sequence ATGGCGAATACAACCTTGAGGACTTGTAAAAATGGTCACAACTACTATAAAAGCTCTGATTGCCCAACTTGCCCTATATGCGAGGCAGAAAGAGAGATCGAAAGTGATTTTCTCTCCAGGATAGGTGCACCTGCCCGAAGGGCTCTTGAACGGAACGATATTACCTCACTCCAACGCCTGTCAGAGTATGCTGAGTCGGATATCTTGAAGCTACATGGAGTCGGTCCGAGTACGATTCCAAAGCTAAGAATCGCATTGGAGGAGCTTGGTTTATCCTTTAAGAAATCGAAATAA